AAAGGAGCAGATACTTATGAATAAAACAGTAAGAAATTTATTAATTAGTGGTATTCTTATAACTTCCATTGCAACCCCTGTTTGGGCAAGTACTAAAGGAAATGATGCTGATTTGATAATAAAAAAAAATATAATAAACTATGAGATGACTACGAAAACAGCAAATATTAATATGTTTGAAACTCTTCAAGCAAATAAAGTATATAAACATATGAATATGATTAACAGAACAAAAATTGGAAAAGAAATGATTATAAAATTATATGAAAATCCATCCACTGGCTACTTATGGAATGTAAAAATAGACAATCCTGAACTTCTTTCTTATGAAGAAAAATTGGTAGAAAGTGAAATTCCAGAAGAAGATGGCAAAATCGCAATCTGTGGGGAAGGTTCTCATAAACTATATACATTTAAAGCCTTAAAAAAAGGGACAACAAAAGTTACTTTTGAATTAAAAAGAGATTTTGAAGCAGGCAGTGAACCTATTGAAGTAAGAGAATATATTATTGAAGTTAGATAAAAAAGAACTATTTACAAATACTTTGTACTTTAGAATACAGTTACTAGTATTACCCATATAAGGAATTTACATCAATAATATCCTTGTTTTTTTATACTCTAAGGTATCAGTTCAGATAAGCCATGGAATAAATTCTTTAGAGTATAAATTCGTCATTTTGTTGTTGGACACCCTATAAGGCCTAATAAGAAGTTTTACTTAGGATAAATTTATTTTATATCATGTAT
The nucleotide sequence above comes from Anaeromicrobium sediminis. Encoded proteins:
- a CDS encoding protease inhibitor I42 family protein; amino-acid sequence: MNKTVRNLLISGILITSIATPVWASTKGNDADLIIKKNIINYEMTTKTANINMFETLQANKVYKHMNMINRTKIGKEMIIKLYENPSTGYLWNVKIDNPELLSYEEKLVESEIPEEDGKIAICGEGSHKLYTFKALKKGTTKVTFELKRDFEAGSEPIEVREYIIEVR